CGCTGGACGAGTCCGTCGCCGCCCTGTTGCGGGAGGCGGATGTTCCGGTGGTCGTGGCGGTGAACAAAATCGACGTGCCGGCGCTGGTGGATCACTCCAACGAGGCCTGGCGCCTGGGGCTTGGCGAGCCGATCCCGGTTTCCGCCGAACACAACCTGGGCTTCGACGAGTTCCTCTCACGGGTGGCGGCCCATCTGCCGGAAACCGAGGAGGAAACCGAACCGGACGATCCCCACCGCCTGCCGGACCCGGAAGACGAGTTGCTGCTGGCGGTGGTGGGGCGACCCAACGTGGGCAAATCATCGCTGGTCAATCGTCTGGCGGGAGAGGAACGGGTTACCGTCAGTCCCCTGCCCGGTACGACCCGGGACGCGGTGGACGTGGCGCTGATCCGGGATGGACGGCGTTTTCGACTGGTGGATACGGCCGGGCTGCGCAAGCGCAGCCGGGTCGCCGAGCGCGACGAGGCCATCGGCATCCTCTTCACCCGTCGACGACTCGAACGCAGCCATCTGGCGGTGCTGGTGCTCGACGCGGTGATGGGACCCACGTCCCAGGACGTGGCGATCGCCGGTGAAATCGCCAAGGCCCGCCGGCCCCTGATCCTGGTGCTCAACAAGTGGGATCGGATCGAAGATCCCGAAGCGGCGGTCGAGCGGATCGACGATGCTCTCGAGACCCGGCTGGGGTTCGTGCGCTACGCTCCACGCCTGACGGTCTCGGCCCTCACCGGGCAGCGGGTCTTCAAGGTGCTCGACACGGCCCTCGACGTGGCCCGCGCCGCCGGGCGCCGACTCAAGACCTCGGAGCTCAACCGCTTTCTCGACCGGGTGGTCCGGCGCCACACGGCCGAGGGGGGCAGCGCCCCCAAGATGCTCTACATCACCCAGACGGGGGTCCTGCCCCCCCGCTTCATCATTTTTCACCGGGAGCGGGCCCAGATGACGCCCCAACTCCGCCGTTTTCTGGAAAACCGGCTCCGGGAGGCGTTCGATCTGGGACCCACGCCTGTCGTGATCGACTTCAAGCCGGCTCCCCGGCGGCGCTCCGCGGATGGGCGCGGCGAGTGACGAAACGCTGGGGGCAGGAAAGTCTTTTGACATGCGGCTTGCCCACGCCCTATCTTTCCCGGGAATACGCACCGGAGGGGTGCGTCCGGCTGGCGGCCTGACGAGCGGCGGGTCGCCGGGGAGAAACTTCATGGTCGTCTTCAATTACTCGACGCGAGAATTGACCACCAAGATCGTCTACTACGGCCCGGGACTCTGCGGCAAGACGACAAACCTCCAGTTCATCTACGACAACATGCCTGCCGGGGTCCGCGGGAAAATGCTCTCCCTGGCGACCAAGTCCGACCGGACTCTCTTCTTCGATTTCCTGCCGATCGATCTCGGCGAGATCCAGGGGATGAAGACCAAGGTCCAGCTCTACACCGTGCCGGGCCAGGTCTTCTACAACGAGACCCGCCGCCTGGTGCTCAAAGGCGCCGATGGGGTGGTTTTCGTGGCGGACAGCCAGGAGACCATGCTCGATGCGAACCTGGATTCCTTCCGCAATCTCGAGGAGAACTTGAGGGGGCACGGACTGGAGCTTTCCCAGGTTCCTCACGTTTTGCAGTACAACAAGCAGGATTTGCCCAACGCCCTTTCCGTCGAGCAGCTCAACGAGAAGCTGAACAAGTACAACGTGCCTTTCTACGAAGCCGTGGCGACCACGGGGGTGGGGGTCCAGGAGACCCTGCGGCACATCACGAAGCTGGTGCTGCTGCATCTCAACGAGCGCTACTCCGGCCAGCAGGCGGGACTCTCCGCACCACCCTCCATCGAGGCGCCGGCCGCGGCGGCTTCCGCTCCTCCGGTGGCCACCCCGGTCGCCGGCGATCCTCTGCCGCCCACGGCGACGCCTCAGGCCCCCCCCGCCGCCCCGGTCACGGTTCCTCCCGCGGGGGCCCAGACCCTCGTCGACACTCCCGCGGCCGAGGTCGCTCCCGCCGCGGAGGCACCGAGTTTCGAGTTCGACGACGCCTTTGCCGGGGCCGCTCCGGCGGCCGCGTCCCCGACGCCGCCTCCCCCGTCGCAGGACGTCGCTTCGGGCACCGAGCCTGCCCCCACCGCTCAGCCGGCACCCGCCCCCTCGGCCCCCGTGGCGCCGGCCGCGCCTCCGAGTGCGCCGCCTCCGAGTGCGCCGCCGTTGGGTGACATTTTCGGAGTCGAGCCGCAACTCGCGGTGACTCCCGGGCCCGCCACCGACGACGAGGTTTTCTCCGTGCCGGCTCCCCCTGCGGCGAGTGCCGGCGGAGCGACGATCAAGATCGACCGGCGGGATCTGAACCTGCCGCCGGCGGATCCGCCCGCGGCTTCGACGGCGGTGGCCGCCGTGCCCACGGCCACGGCGACCGCCGTGGAGGTGGAGCCCGAAGATCCCCTGTTCCAGGAGCCGGCCCTGGAAGCCACCCGGCTCGTGGTGGGGCAGCCCCAGGAGATTCTCATTCCGCTCGAGGTGGCCACTTCGGAAGGGGTGCGACGCTATCGCCTGACCTTGACTCTCGACCTGGGTGAGTGAGCTGGAACGGGAGACCTCAAGGTGAGTACGACAGCGGTCAAGACCCGGAGATTTCTCGCAGTGCCGAAGGGCAGCTATCCCGAGCCCTTGAGGGTGCAGGTGCAGGCCTGCGACCCCTCGCCGCTTTCCGCACCTCCCGCGGAGGAGGCCCTGTCGCCGCCGGCCGACGAGCCGGCGCTGCCTGTCGCCTCGCCGCCGGTGTCTCCGGAGGCGGCGCCACCGGCGGAGATCGCCGTTCCGGAGGCCGGGCCGGCCCTGCCCGAAGCGCCGCCGGTTCTGGCTCCCGACCCGCCCCCCGCCGCCGACCCCGCACCGCAGATGGCGGCCGAAGAGGTTCGCCCGGGGGCGGCCCGGGGGCGTATTCTC
Above is a window of Acidobacteriota bacterium DNA encoding:
- the der gene encoding ribosome biogenesis GTPase Der; protein product: MAKRKTLPRVALVGRPNVGKSSLFNRLLGRREAIVHDRPGVTRDRIERRVRIEGREAILLDTGGLVPSADEDLLQVVTRQALFAAREATVLVFVIDGRSGVTPLDESVAALLREADVPVVVAVNKIDVPALVDHSNEAWRLGLGEPIPVSAEHNLGFDEFLSRVAAHLPETEEETEPDDPHRLPDPEDELLLAVVGRPNVGKSSLVNRLAGEERVTVSPLPGTTRDAVDVALIRDGRRFRLVDTAGLRKRSRVAERDEAIGILFTRRRLERSHLAVLVLDAVMGPTSQDVAIAGEIAKARRPLILVLNKWDRIEDPEAAVERIDDALETRLGFVRYAPRLTVSALTGQRVFKVLDTALDVARAAGRRLKTSELNRFLDRVVRRHTAEGGSAPKMLYITQTGVLPPRFIIFHRERAQMTPQLRRFLENRLREAFDLGPTPVVIDFKPAPRRRSADGRGE